One Triticum dicoccoides isolate Atlit2015 ecotype Zavitan chromosome 4B, WEW_v2.0, whole genome shotgun sequence genomic window carries:
- the LOC119291665 gene encoding 40S ribosomal protein Sa-2-like, giving the protein MAAAAGEAPRALSQKEQDIQMMLAADVHLGTKNCDFQMERYAYKRRSDGIYIINLGKTWEKLQLAARVIVAIENPQDIIVQSARPYGQRAVLKFAQHTGANAIAGRHTPGTFTNQMQTSFSEPRLLILTDPRTDHQPIKESALGNIPTIAFCDTDSPMRYVDIGIPANNKGRNSIGCLYWLLARMVLQMRGTILPGHKWDVMVDLFFYRDPEEAKEQEDEAAGAPEYAAITDYGAAAGQWGGDQWTSDAPAPPPVTGGEWPMAEAPVAGGDGWDAAGAPVAVEGAVPAPVVAATGWDAAVQPPAQGWE; this is encoded by the exons ATGGCGGCAGCGGCTGGAGAGGCCCCGCGGGCGCTGTCCCAGAAGGAGCAGGACATACAGATGATGCTCGCCGCCGACGTCCACCTCGGCACCAAGAACTGCGACTTCCAGATGGAGCGCTACGCCTACAAGCGCCGCTCCGACG GCATCTACATCATCAATCTGGGCAAGACATGGGAGAAGCTCCAGCTCGCGGCGAGGGTTATCGTCGCCATCGAGAACCCCCAGGACATCATCGTCCAGTCCGCCCGCCCCTACGGCCAACGCGCCGTCCTCAAGTTCGCGCAGCACACAGGCGCCAACGCCATCGCCGGGAGGCACACCCCTGGAACCTTCACCAACCAGATGCAGACCTCCTTCAGCGAGCCCCGCCTGCTCATCCTCACCGACCCAAGGACTGACCACCAG CCCATCAAGGAGTCTGCTCTGGGGAACATCCCTACCATTGCCTTCTGTGACACTGACTCTCCCATGCGATACGTCGATATCGGCATCCCAGCAAACAACAAGGGGAGGAACAGCATTGGCTGCCTGTACTGGCTCTTGGCCAGGATGGTTCTGCAGATGAGGGGTACTATCCTGCCTGGGCACAAGTGGGATGTCATG GTTGATCTGTTCTTCTACAGGGACCCTGAGGAAGCCAAGGAGCAGGAGGATGAAGCTGCTGGAGCCCCAGAGTATGCTGCCATCACTGATTACGGAGCTGCAGCTGGTCAATGGGGTGGTGACCAGTGGACCTCTGATGCACCTGCTCCCCCGCCTGTTACTGGTGGCGAGTGGCCGATGGCTGAAG CTCCAGTTGCTGGTGGCGATGGATGGGATGCAGCAGGGGCACCTGTTGCTGTGGAAGGTGCCGTTCCTGCTCCTGTTGTGGCTGCTACTGGCTGGGACGCCGCGGTGCAACCCCCTGCTCAAGGCTGGGAGTAG
- the LOC119291666 gene encoding eukaryotic translation initiation factor 3 subunit K → MANEQPAETYTVEELVAVNPYNPDILNDLEVFVNEQVSSKTYNLDANLSLLRLYQFEPERLSVQIVARILIKALMAMPAPDFSLCLFLIPEHVQMEEQFKTLIVLSHYLETGRFRQFWDEASKSRNILDVVPGFEQAIQSYAIHVLSLTYQKVPRPVLAEAINIEGLALDKFMEYHAANSGWVIEKGARSQLIVLPRNEFNHPELKKNTADTVPFEHVTRIFPILS, encoded by the exons ATGGCGAACGAGCAGCCGGCGGAGACCTACACGGTGGAGGAGCTCGTGGCGGTGAACCCCTACAACCCCGACATCCTCAACGACCTCGAGGTCTTTGTCAACGAGCAG GTTTCTTCTAAAACATATAACCTGGATGCAAATCTCAGCCTTCTACGCCTTTACCAG TTTGAGCCAGAAAGGTTGAGCGTACAAATTGTAGCCCGCATATTGATCAAG GCTCTCATGGCAATGCCAGCACCCGACTTCAGCCTATGCTTGTTCTTAATTCCTGAACACGTG CAAATGGAGGAGCAGTTCAAGACGTTGATAGTTCTTTCTCACTACCTGGAG ACTGGTAGGTTCCGCCAGTTTTGGGATGAGGCATCAAAGAGCCGTAACATACTGGATGTTGTACCAG GTTTTGAGCAGGCAATCCAAAGCTATGCGATTCATGTGCTTTCCTTGACATACCAGAAAGTTCCTAGGCCAGTTCTAGCCGAG GCCATCAACATTGAAGGGCTTGCATTGGACAAGTTTATGGAGTATCATGCTGCAAACTCAGGATGGGTCATTGAGAAGGGTGCACGCTCCCAACTGATTGTCCTTCCGCGCAACGAGTTCAATCACCCTGAACTCAAGAAGAATACAGCTGACACAGTTCCCTTCGAGCACGTGACCCGCATATTCCCCATCTTGAGCTGA